GATTTATGGCTCTGGTCAGCCTTATTCTGCGCCTACTGAAATAAGCTCCGAAAATGGGCTAACCAAGCTGGTTTATAGCGAAAAAAACAACAATCGCCTTCCGGCTTACCATCGGATGGATGCTTCTGCCTCTTATCAATTTAATATTGGTAGAAATAAAGCAGAGCTAGGCGTATCACTTTTCAATCTGTACAATCAGCAGAATATAGGAGACAGGAGTTTTCTTTTTGATCGCTTTGGCTTTTACCAAAGTGAAAGAAACAGACAGTTAGTTCAGCTGATTTCTGTAGATCAGTTACTACTAAATCGTACTCTTAGTGTATTTCTCAATTTTCGCTTTTAACCCATGAGCTAATTTACAGCTAACACATAAGATCATAGTACAAGGGTTTACTTTCAACTAAAGCCGGCCCAAAAATGAGTGCTGAAAAGGAAAAAATCATTTTCTGTAAACAGAAGAGGTATGTCTAAACGAGAAAGGTCTCTGGCCTTTCATAAATATAATTTCACTTATAATCCATGTGTCATGAAAACAATGAAGTTAAGCAAACTAAATTTCAAGTATGCATTTAGCCTGATGGCCAGTCTGTTGTTTGTTCAGCTGTTTACGGCTTGCCAGGAAGAAGAGGGGGCAAGCCTGGAGTCTGAAACCGTGTTAGATGAAACGGTCTTCGCAGAGAATTTTTACAACGGAATTACTTCAGAAGTAGAAGAAGCCATAGACATTCCTTTTTCTGCTAATGGTCGCATTATCGGTAATTTTGGCAAATTTGGATGCGCTACTCGCAGTGTAGAGCGTTCAGATGAGGAGGAATATCCGCTTACCATAACATTAGACTATGGAGAAGGCTGCAACGCTTGGAATGGCGCAACCATCTCAGGCAAAATTATTACTACTATTAGCGGACCACGTAAAGAAGTGGGTACTGTCATCACAACTACATTTGAAGATTTGTTGGTTAACGAGCAGCAGGTAGAAGGTACTCATGTCCATACTGTGGTAAGTGAAACAGAAATGAACAGCGTAGAAGAAGTAAGCATCACCACCTCCGAAGGCGAAACCTTTACCCGTAACTCTACCCGCACACGTAAGCAGGTAGAAGGCGCTGATACCGAAGAACGTTCGGATGATGTTTTTGAAACTACCGGGTCTTCCAGTGGTCAAACGCCTGAAGGTGTAAGCTACAGCAAAAGCATTACTACACCATTGCTACACGCTCGTGACTGTCCCTGGATTGGTAGTGGCGTCATTGAAAACACAGTAGATGGTGTACTTATAGTTACAGATTTTGGCGATGGTACCTGTGATAATATTGCCACCAATACTGTAGATGGAGAGACCGAAGAGATTGAGATGGACTTTAAAGTAAAACGTTTTCGTAGACACCTTCGACGCTAATAGCCAGTGAATCCTAAGCAAGAGCTGCCCTCTAAACAGCTAGGGCAGCTTTTATATGCGCTCATGAAATAAACCTTTACTACTGCTACCAAAACTCATTCATGAAAACCTCTTTACCTCAAACTTTCAGGCTTTGGCTTTGCCTTGCTTTGAGTACTATAGCTTTTGGTGTTGCTGCACAGGGAAGTTATACATTACAAGGCAGCATCAGAGAGAAGGGAAGTGAAGAAAGTCTGCCTAATGCTACTATTGTTATCAGGCAGAATGGCAAAGGCACAGTTACCAATCAGGATGGTTACTTTACCTTGCTAAATGTACCATCAGACACGTCTACCCTACTCATCACATACATTGGATACCGAAGCCAGTTGCTTAAGCTCAGCCCAGATAAGATACAACAAAGGCTTACTATTTATCTGGAAGAGGAAGTAAATGAGCTGGAAGAAATCGTATTTTCCGCCCCTGGCAGCGGACAAATGATACGTGCCTCAGAGAATATCAGCCAGATCTCTATCTCACCGGCACAAATGGCCGCACTGCCTAGTTTGGGCGAAAAAGATATATTCCGTTCGCTACAGCTGTTACCGGGGGTAAGTGGTAGTAATGAAGCATCATCCGGTCTTTATGTAAGAGGGGGAACACCAGACCAGAACCTGATTCTGCTGGATGGCTTTACCGTCTATCATGTAGATCATTTTTATGGTTTTTTCAGTGCTTTTAATGCTGATGCTATTAAAGATGTGCAATTGTACAAAGGAGGGTTTGGGGCACAATACGGAGGCCGTATTTCCAGTGCTATGGAGCTTACCGGTAAGACAGGTAATGTCAATCAGCTTTCTGGCAAATTAGGTCTGAGCGCAGTCAACGCGAATGCTATGTTAGAAATTCCTCTGGGTGGCAAAGGTGCTTTGCTCGTGGCAGGGCGACGTTCTTACACAGATATCATTCAAAACGGATTGTACAACGATATTTTTGACCTGTACAATGATGGTTCCGCTCAGGGGCAGGCTGCTCCCGCAGGCGGGCAGCCTCCAACTGGTGGAGGGTTTGGTGGAGGTGGAAGAAGGTTTGGCCGAGAGTTTCAGCAGAATACTGTAGAGCCTACCTTCTTCTTTTACGACCTAAACGCCAAGCTAAGTTACAACCCCAGCGATCGTGATATTATCGCCCTTTCAGTCTACCGGGGAGCCGATGATCTGGATAATTCTCGTAGTACCCAAAACGCCTTTAGCGGAGGTAATAACAATACCGACAGAACATTGAGTACCGACACTAAAGATGTGCTTAACTGGGGCAACCGTAGTAGTAGTTTGCGCTGGGCACGTCAGTGGAATGGGCGCTTTTACACTAATGCCATTGCTGCCTATTCTAACTACTACAGTGTAAGGGACAGATCCAGCAATATTACGACCACTAGCGCAGATACAGTAACCACACGCTCCAATGGTACGGCGGAAGATAATGACCTGCAGGACTTTACCTTCAGGCTGGATAATGAACTATTAATCGGTAAAAGCCATCAATTGGGTTTTGGAGGGCAGCTTACTCATAATGATATCAATTATAACTATACCTTAAATGACACGCTGGATATTCTTAGCCGTAAAGACGAGGGTATGCTCAGTGCCATATATGTGCAAGACATCTGGAAGCTTACAGATAGGCTAAGCCTGACTGCTGGCTTGCGTGCCTCTTATTTTGATGTAACCGAAGAGCTGTATTATGAGCCCAGAGCCTCAGCTTCTTATCAGTTGACAGAGCGTTTCAGGCTGAAAGCTGCCTGGGGAAAATACTATCAGTTTGCTAATCGTATAGTACGCGAAGATGTAAGCCAGGGAAGTCGCGATTTTTGGCTGCTAGCTGATGACGAAAGCAATTCTGTAAGCTCTGCTATACATTACATTGGTGGCATCAGCTACGAAACTGAAGATTACCTGTTTGATGTAGAATATTACCAGAAAGAAATGGAAGGTCTTTCTGAGTTTAGTTTAAGGTTTAGCCGACCTGGAGCGGATATAGCAGACAGCCAGCTTTTTTATGAAGGCACAGGTATAGCAAGGGGTGTAGAGTTTTTGCTGCAAAAGAAAAGTGGCGCTTTTAACGGATGGGTCAGCTACACTTTGGGAGAGGTAGTTCACAATTTTCCTGCCTTAAGCGATCATGCTTTTTATGCGTTGCACGATCAGCGACACGAGCTCAAAATAGTAGGTAGTTATCAGCTCGGCAACTGGACCTTTGCCAGCACCTGGATTTACGCGACCGGAAAGCCCTACTCAGCGCCATATGGCGAGTACGAACTCAATCTGCTGGACGGAGCTACCTACACCTATGTGAGCGTTGGCGAAAAAAATGCTTTCCGCCTGCCCGACTACCACCGTTTAGACCTATCTGCGTCTTTAAACTTCCAATTGTTCGGGCAAAAAGCGAATGCTGGTATGTCTGTCTTTAACCTATACAATCAGGAGAACATCTGGTACAAAGAGTTTGAAGTCTCCGAAGGAGAAGTGATAGAAACCGATGTAAGCCTGATAGGCTTTACTCCCAGCCTGTTTTTTAACATCAGCTTTTAACCTGTGCTATGAAAAACTTATCCTTCATTCTTTTTGCAAATTTCATTTTACTGCTTGCCTGCGAAGAGGTTCCTGTTTTTGATGAAACACAGCAGCGCCCTGTAGTGCAGGCATTTCTGTACGCTGACGAAGCCGTAGATTCTATTCAGTTAACTACGCTGGTGCCTTTTGGAAGTGAGTCAGAAGAAGCGCCCCCCATTACTAATGCACAGCTTAAGATTAGCTCAGCAGGAGAAGAATATGTGTTAAGCCATCTCGAAGAAAAGGCAGGTTATTATGCTTATAGCGGAAGTAATCTGGAGATTAAAGTGGGGCAAACTTACCAGCTTAGCTTTGAGTACAATGGCGAATTGGTAAGTGCCGAAACTACAGTGCCGACTCCTCCACAGCACCTAAGCCTAGAGGTAGAAGAAATTTTTCTGCCCCAGATAAGTAGTCAGGAAGATCTGTTTACCAATCGTGAGCTAATGCAACAAACCATAGCCCTGGACTGGGACTACGAGGAAGGAGCTTACTACTATGTATTGATAGAAAATTTGGAAGATGACCCTGAGCCTATCAATCAACTGGATATCAATTTTGCACCTTTTGCCAGGTTTATTTCGGCTCCTAGCCAGGATAACTTTATGAGTATAAGACCCCTGTTGCAGTTTCAGTCTTTTGGCACTCATCGCATTAGGGTGTACAAGCTTAACGAAGAGTATGCAAAACTGTACGAATCGCTGGAGCAGGATTCTCGCAATCTCAACGAACCTTACTCTAACATACAAAACGGCCTGGGCATATTTACGGCCTTCTCTTCGCAGGAAGTTTTTCTGGAGGTTGTCAAGCAATAACAGGAAAAAGTAAAGTAAGAAGCAATTATATAAGCCAAGCTAGGTTTTGGCTTTCATTTAACATTAGAAGTATACTATGAAAATAACGAAGATGCTAGGCGCTATATGCTTAGCAATGGGGAGTTTGCTGTTTCTGTCCTCTTGTGGGGACGAAGACCTGATGCTGGAAGAAGAACTTGTGGCCCCTTTTTATCTTGGCTTTACAGATACAGTGAGCCTTCAGATGTCAAGTATGCAGGCGGACTCTATTATTAGCTCCGGTACAGGTAGACTGCTTATAGGAAGTCTGGAGGATGAATACCTGGGTAAGCTTAGAGCGCAGACGTTTTTTCAGCTGGGCTTAAACGGTGTGCTTTTACCATCAGAAGATGCTGTGTACGATTCTCTGGTTTTGTACCTGACGACCAATAACTATATCTACGGTGATAGTAGTCAGCCGCAAAAAATAAGCGTACATCGCATTACAGAAGAGTATAATACAGTAGAAGATGACTATTTCTATAATACTCAGTCTTTACGATACGAAGAAAGTGCCCTGGGTGCATTGAGCTTTAGCCCGAACTACCGCCAGCGAGATTCTCTTAGCATACGTTTGAATGATGAGTGGGGGAAAGCTCTGTTTGAAATGGGACAGAACGGTGACGTAGCTTTAAGTACTACCGAAGATTTTCAGGAGTATCTACCGGGCCTCACCCTGCTAGCTGATAGTACTTCAGGAGGTGCTGTTTTGGGTTATGCTGCCAGTGCTTCGCAGATTTATATGCGCCTTTATTATCATCAGACAGGCGAAGAACTGCAAACCTACACTTATGATTTTCAGCTTTCTAACAGCACTCAACAGTTCAATCAGTTTGAAAGCACGCGTACGCAAAATGCTCTTGCTGATTTGCAAAGTGTGAAAAAACCTCTGGCAGATACCATTACTGATCAAATGACTTTTGTACAGGGAGGGAGTGGGCTCATTACGCGTATAAATATCCCTCACCTGGAAGATTTCCCTGAGCTTGGCGAGTATATGTATATCACTCAGGCAGAGTTGGTACTTAAACCGGTGCTGCCTGACGAAACTCAGTTCAACTTACCAGATAGCCTGCTCATGTTTACGGTAGATCATCCTGATGATATTATGCCTCTCATCTCATTTGGAGTGGGCGATAGCGATACCTGGGTCTGGATGAGTGGCTTACAGCTGGATGACGAATACGACCGCAATACGGAATACCGCTTCAATATCACTGATTTTATTGTAGACGAAGTTAGTAGTGATGCACTTAGCGAAAAGTTTCTGGTGCTTACACTACCCAACCTCAGCAATCAGGTGCATAGCATGTATCTTGGTAGCGACACACATCCTGAATACCAAACCAAACTCGAGATTTCATATTCACAATTGACCAATTTAATTAATTAAGAAAGATGTATAAGAGACCATTATTTGTATTACTAATTAGCATATTTAGCCTGTACGCCTGCACTACTGATGACGAAACCGAAGAGACTTTAGGCAATTGGGTAGAAGTAGCAGACTTTGATGGGCCTGCCAGAAGCGGAGCTATTTCTTTTTCAATAGGCAATAGGGCATATGTGGGCCTGGGTTATGATGGTAGCGACCGACTGAACGACTTTTGGGAGTACGACCAGGATAGAAATTTTTGGGTTAAACGTGCTACCTTTCCGGGCAGTGCCCGAAACGCAGCGGTTGCTTTTGCTGCCAATGGCAAAGGTTATATTACAACCGGATATGATGGAAGCAACGAACTCAAGGACTTCTGGGAATATGACCCAAACACCGATAGCTGGACACAAAAAGCGGATTTTCCTGGTGATGCGCGCATTGGAGCTGTAGCATTTAGCATAGATAATATGGGCTATGTAGGCACTGGTAACAATGGCGATAACGACCTCAAAGACTTCTGGAAGTATGATCCTGCTAGTGACACCTGGACACAGATACCTTTCAGTGGATCCAAAAGGGTAGATGCTTTTGCTTTTGTTATAGATGGTATGGCCTATATCGGTGGAGGCAGAAACAATGGGCTGTACGAGCAGGATTTCTGGCAGTTTGATCCCCTTGATGTACGCTGGACAGAACTACTTGACCTGGATGAAGATGATTATCCTATAGCCAGAGAAAATACAGTAAGCTTTGCCATTAACGGTAAAGGCTACATAAGTACCGGTTCTACTGGCTCTGCCTTGCGCGATACTTATGAGTATAATCCGGTAGCAGATGAGTGGGAGCAAAAGACCAGCCTGGAAGGCGCATCTCGTGAAGAGGCTGTTGCCTTTGTACTTACCAGTGGAGAAGGCACTACTACCGCCTTTGTAGCTACCGGCAGAAGCGGACAGTCTCGCTTTGACGATGTGTGGCAGTTTTTTCCGGA
This window of the Porifericola rhodea genome carries:
- a CDS encoding Kelch repeat-containing protein, coding for MYKRPLFVLLISIFSLYACTTDDETEETLGNWVEVADFDGPARSGAISFSIGNRAYVGLGYDGSDRLNDFWEYDQDRNFWVKRATFPGSARNAAVAFAANGKGYITTGYDGSNELKDFWEYDPNTDSWTQKADFPGDARIGAVAFSIDNMGYVGTGNNGDNDLKDFWKYDPASDTWTQIPFSGSKRVDAFAFVIDGMAYIGGGRNNGLYEQDFWQFDPLDVRWTELLDLDEDDYPIARENTVSFAINGKGYISTGSTGSALRDTYEYNPVADEWEQKTSLEGASREEAVAFVLTSGEGTTTAFVATGRSGQSRFDDVWQFFPDEEYDEED
- a CDS encoding TonB-dependent receptor — encoded protein: MKTSLPQTFRLWLCLALSTIAFGVAAQGSYTLQGSIREKGSEESLPNATIVIRQNGKGTVTNQDGYFTLLNVPSDTSTLLITYIGYRSQLLKLSPDKIQQRLTIYLEEEVNELEEIVFSAPGSGQMIRASENISQISISPAQMAALPSLGEKDIFRSLQLLPGVSGSNEASSGLYVRGGTPDQNLILLDGFTVYHVDHFYGFFSAFNADAIKDVQLYKGGFGAQYGGRISSAMELTGKTGNVNQLSGKLGLSAVNANAMLEIPLGGKGALLVAGRRSYTDIIQNGLYNDIFDLYNDGSAQGQAAPAGGQPPTGGGFGGGGRRFGREFQQNTVEPTFFFYDLNAKLSYNPSDRDIIALSVYRGADDLDNSRSTQNAFSGGNNNTDRTLSTDTKDVLNWGNRSSSLRWARQWNGRFYTNAIAAYSNYYSVRDRSSNITTTSADTVTTRSNGTAEDNDLQDFTFRLDNELLIGKSHQLGFGGQLTHNDINYNYTLNDTLDILSRKDEGMLSAIYVQDIWKLTDRLSLTAGLRASYFDVTEELYYEPRASASYQLTERFRLKAAWGKYYQFANRIVREDVSQGSRDFWLLADDESNSVSSAIHYIGGISYETEDYLFDVEYYQKEMEGLSEFSLRFSRPGADIADSQLFYEGTGIARGVEFLLQKKSGAFNGWVSYTLGEVVHNFPALSDHAFYALHDQRHELKIVGSYQLGNWTFASTWIYATGKPYSAPYGEYELNLLDGATYTYVSVGEKNAFRLPDYHRLDLSASLNFQLFGQKANAGMSVFNLYNQENIWYKEFEVSEGEVIETDVSLIGFTPSLFFNISF
- a CDS encoding DUF4270 family protein; the protein is MKITKMLGAICLAMGSLLFLSSCGDEDLMLEEELVAPFYLGFTDTVSLQMSSMQADSIISSGTGRLLIGSLEDEYLGKLRAQTFFQLGLNGVLLPSEDAVYDSLVLYLTTNNYIYGDSSQPQKISVHRITEEYNTVEDDYFYNTQSLRYEESALGALSFSPNYRQRDSLSIRLNDEWGKALFEMGQNGDVALSTTEDFQEYLPGLTLLADSTSGGAVLGYAASASQIYMRLYYHQTGEELQTYTYDFQLSNSTQQFNQFESTRTQNALADLQSVKKPLADTITDQMTFVQGGSGLITRINIPHLEDFPELGEYMYITQAELVLKPVLPDETQFNLPDSLLMFTVDHPDDIMPLISFGVGDSDTWVWMSGLQLDDEYDRNTEYRFNITDFIVDEVSSDALSEKFLVLTLPNLSNQVHSMYLGSDTHPEYQTKLEISYSQLTNLIN
- a CDS encoding DUF4249 domain-containing protein; amino-acid sequence: MKNLSFILFANFILLLACEEVPVFDETQQRPVVQAFLYADEAVDSIQLTTLVPFGSESEEAPPITNAQLKISSAGEEYVLSHLEEKAGYYAYSGSNLEIKVGQTYQLSFEYNGELVSAETTVPTPPQHLSLEVEEIFLPQISSQEDLFTNRELMQQTIALDWDYEEGAYYYVLIENLEDDPEPINQLDINFAPFARFISAPSQDNFMSIRPLLQFQSFGTHRIRVYKLNEEYAKLYESLEQDSRNLNEPYSNIQNGLGIFTAFSSQEVFLEVVKQ